The following proteins are co-located in the Rippkaea orientalis PCC 8801 genome:
- the recF gene encoding DNA replication/repair protein RecF (All proteins in this family for which functions are known are DNA-binding proteins that assist the filamentation of RecA onto DNA for the initiation of recombination or recombinational repair.), whose product MYLKTLHLSAFRNYREQQIEFDHQKTILLGNNAQGKSNVLEAVELLATLKSHRTNRDRDFILEGETIGQITAKIERNYGTSDLAITLRSPGRRTLTLNHEHLRRHLEFLGSLNAVQFSSLDLDLVRGSPDARRNWLDTLLVQLEPIYAHILQQYYQVLRQRNALLKDLRKTATEEGKSDHLSAQMTQLHLWDQQLAETGSRVTRRRARVIERLIPLAQIWHQNISGGQEILQIDYLPNVSWQEDEPLEVQQAFLAKIEQRRLAEQQLGTTVVGPHRDDVEFTINGTPAKSYGSQGQQRTLVLALKLAELKLIEEVIGEPPLLLLDDVLAELDPNRQNQLLEVIQGRFQTFITTTYLHSFDAQWLQSSQILKVEAGKIHPC is encoded by the coding sequence ATGTATCTAAAAACTTTACATTTATCGGCGTTTCGTAATTATCGAGAACAACAGATTGAATTTGACCATCAAAAAACCATTTTATTAGGAAATAATGCTCAAGGAAAATCGAATGTTCTCGAAGCAGTGGAACTATTAGCTACTCTCAAAAGCCATCGAACTAACCGCGATCGCGATTTCATCCTTGAAGGGGAAACGATAGGACAAATTACCGCTAAAATTGAACGTAATTATGGCACATCAGATCTGGCTATTACCCTGCGTTCCCCTGGACGGAGAACCCTAACCCTTAACCATGAACATCTCCGTCGTCATCTGGAATTTTTAGGCAGTCTTAATGCCGTACAATTTTCTTCATTAGATTTAGATTTAGTCAGAGGATCACCCGATGCTCGTCGCAATTGGCTAGATACTTTATTAGTCCAATTAGAACCGATTTATGCCCATATTTTACAGCAATATTATCAAGTTTTACGGCAACGAAATGCTCTCTTAAAAGATCTGCGAAAAACAGCGACAGAGGAAGGCAAATCAGACCATTTGTCTGCTCAAATGACTCAATTACATCTGTGGGATCAACAATTAGCAGAAACGGGATCACGAGTCACAAGAAGGCGTGCTAGAGTCATCGAAAGATTAATCCCATTAGCCCAAATTTGGCATCAAAATATTAGTGGGGGACAAGAAATTTTACAGATTGATTATTTACCTAATGTTTCTTGGCAGGAAGACGAACCGTTAGAAGTCCAGCAAGCTTTTTTAGCTAAAATTGAACAACGTCGTCTTGCTGAACAACAATTAGGAACAACGGTTGTGGGACCCCATCGGGATGATGTAGAGTTTACCATTAATGGAACTCCTGCTAAGTCCTATGGTTCTCAAGGACAGCAAAGAACCTTAGTGTTAGCCTTAAAATTAGCTGAATTAAAACTAATTGAAGAAGTGATAGGAGAACCTCCGTTATTACTATTAGATGATGTTTTAGCAGAACTTGATCCTAATCGACAAAATCAACTTTTAGAAGTGATTCAAGGTCGATTTCAAACCTTCATTACAACCACCTATTTACATTCTTTTGATGCTCAATGGTTACAATCTTCTCAAATTCTTAAGGTAGAAGCAGGAAAAATTCATCCTTGTTAG
- the sppA gene encoding signal peptide peptidase SppA yields the protein MFFKQTLASLIGTLAGLFLFMTIGVSGLVILLISLASLNTSPTIKDKSVLVFDLSTQVQDTEPPLTLSDVFSDEDQSVLTLRQVLQGIEKATKDDRIQAIFLDGSTASGGSGYGTFSEIREALAQFREAGKKIIVYDVTLSEQEYYLSALADTVILNPMGQMELKGLAIEPLFWSGTFDKYGIGVQTVRVGSFKGAIEPFTRKDLSPENRQQLQALLDDLWSNFLVTVGKNREVSPQILQRLANNQGILTAQQALEVGLVDEVGYQDQAIAKLKELTGTTNSTEKSFPQVTLGTYLNVPVLQVPERSSSQKIAVVYLEGAIVDGLGTLQQVGGSRFANLLRQIRQDETIKAVVIRINSPGGSATASDIILREIQLTQAEKPVIISMGNVAASGGYWVATGGQHIFAQANTVTGSIGVFGLFLNINEIANNNGLSWDTVKTANFGDLGTATRPKTPQELAIYQGFVNQVYDLFLERVAKSRQLSKTKVNEIAQGRIWSGEDAKTIGLVDSIGGLNAAINYAAQQAKLGTDWQLDEYPQRRGLESLFIRNNWDSNENLGQTSTDPLTKELIKFKDELTTLRSLNDPKGVYSRLPFNWPFH from the coding sequence ATGTTTTTTAAACAAACCCTAGCTAGTTTAATCGGAACCCTTGCTGGATTATTTCTCTTTATGACAATAGGAGTCAGTGGGTTAGTGATTTTGCTAATTTCTTTGGCTTCCTTGAATACGAGTCCAACCATTAAGGATAAATCCGTTTTAGTCTTTGATCTTTCCACCCAAGTCCAAGATACGGAACCTCCCCTCACCCTTTCGGATGTCTTCTCCGATGAAGATCAAAGTGTCCTGACTTTACGTCAAGTCCTCCAGGGAATTGAAAAAGCCACCAAAGACGATCGCATTCAAGCAATCTTTCTCGATGGGAGTACGGCCAGTGGAGGCAGTGGGTATGGGACTTTTAGTGAAATTCGGGAAGCGTTAGCTCAATTTCGAGAAGCTGGTAAGAAAATTATTGTCTATGATGTTACCTTAAGCGAACAAGAATATTATCTGAGTGCTCTAGCGGATACCGTCATTCTTAACCCGATGGGACAGATGGAACTTAAAGGGTTGGCAATAGAACCGTTATTTTGGTCAGGAACCTTTGATAAATACGGAATTGGGGTGCAAACGGTACGAGTTGGTAGTTTTAAGGGGGCAATAGAACCCTTTACCCGTAAGGATCTCAGTCCCGAAAACCGTCAGCAGTTACAGGCACTCCTCGATGACCTTTGGAGCAACTTTTTAGTGACGGTTGGGAAAAATCGGGAGGTTTCTCCGCAAATTTTGCAACGATTAGCCAATAATCAAGGCATTTTGACAGCACAACAAGCTTTAGAAGTTGGTTTAGTCGATGAAGTGGGGTATCAAGATCAGGCGATCGCTAAGTTAAAAGAACTCACCGGAACGACTAATAGTACGGAGAAATCTTTCCCTCAAGTGACCCTAGGGACTTATCTCAATGTCCCTGTTCTACAAGTACCTGAACGATCTTCAAGCCAAAAAATTGCCGTGGTTTATCTTGAAGGGGCGATCGTTGATGGACTGGGAACCCTACAACAAGTCGGAGGCTCTCGTTTTGCCAATCTTTTGCGACAAATTCGCCAAGATGAGACGATTAAAGCGGTGGTTATTCGGATTAATAGTCCGGGGGGAAGTGCCACCGCGTCTGATATTATTCTCCGAGAAATTCAATTAACTCAAGCTGAAAAACCCGTGATTATTTCCATGGGAAATGTGGCCGCGTCTGGGGGATATTGGGTTGCCACAGGAGGACAACATATTTTTGCTCAAGCTAACACCGTTACCGGATCAATTGGAGTCTTTGGTTTATTCTTGAATATTAATGAAATTGCTAACAATAATGGGCTGAGTTGGGATACGGTAAAAACCGCTAATTTTGGTGATTTAGGGACGGCAACTCGACCGAAAACCCCTCAAGAATTGGCGATTTATCAAGGTTTTGTCAATCAAGTTTATGACCTATTTCTTGAAAGAGTAGCGAAATCTCGTCAGTTATCTAAAACAAAAGTTAATGAGATTGCTCAAGGACGAATTTGGTCGGGAGAAGATGCCAAAACTATCGGATTAGTCGATAGTATTGGGGGGTTAAATGCAGCGATTAATTATGCGGCTCAACAGGCTAAATTAGGAACAGATTGGCAACTTGATGAATATCCTCAAAGACGTGGATTAGAGTCTTTATTTATCAGGAACAACTGGGATAGTAACGAAAATCTAGGACAGACTTCTACTGATCCACTCACCAAGGAACTGATAAAATTTAAAGATGAATTAACTACCCTTCGTAGTCTTAATGATCCAAAAGGGGTTTATTCTCGTCTTCCGTTTAATTGGCCATTTCATTAG
- a CDS encoding S8 family peptidase: MKKFLFLCLFILGVWFALSSFKGLATKGEFNSVIVNFREDVPTSVLSEEIRTIAQTYQKTASLNSIFSIDDHIYTLEGDGNLLKKLKQSSIKQYIEYIEPNYIYQALEAPNDPDYSKQWNLHNINIERAWEDSKGEGVTVAVIDTGVSRVPDLRQTEFVQGYDFVNDGNNADDDNGHGTHVAGTIAQSTNNNYGVAGVAYGAKIMPLKVLSAGGGGTVADIAEAIRFAADHGADIINMSLGGGGESQVMKEAIDYADSKGVVIIAAAGNANQNSASYPARYPKVISVSALDPAGKKAPYSNYGAGVDISAPGGSEAGKILQETIDPKTGESVFAGLQGTSMAAPHVAGVAALIKASGIKEPSEVLKVLKASSRKVQDDPFNHFGAGQLDAGEAVKLAVKGQITFRDFFRWLRDNGYLNPRFWIDGGVVALMPKILMVLGSYLLAWLLRVYFPFQWGSMLNWGLILGSSGLFFLQGVYIFDLPQWPFRVMGSSVPELANAIQGTALLNPLLASVLIPFVLIALLLGHRQGKGFAIGICLGVASCLTVHAVMSPEVLWMPSVNLARTFLGVNALLCLALAWLATKGEGKTA, encoded by the coding sequence ATGAAAAAGTTCTTATTTCTCTGTTTATTTATTCTGGGAGTGTGGTTCGCCCTCAGTAGTTTTAAAGGGTTAGCAACGAAAGGCGAATTTAACTCCGTGATTGTTAATTTCCGCGAAGATGTCCCCACTTCTGTTTTAAGTGAGGAAATTAGGACGATCGCACAAACCTATCAAAAAACCGCTAGTCTCAATAGTATTTTTTCCATCGATGATCATATTTATACCCTAGAGGGCGATGGCAACCTACTGAAAAAACTCAAACAATCTTCTATTAAACAGTATATTGAATATATCGAACCAAACTATATTTATCAAGCCCTAGAAGCCCCCAATGATCCCGACTATAGCAAGCAATGGAACTTACATAATATCAATATCGAACGGGCTTGGGAAGACAGCAAAGGAGAAGGCGTAACCGTTGCCGTTATTGATACCGGAGTCAGTCGGGTTCCTGACTTACGACAAACCGAATTTGTCCAAGGGTATGATTTTGTCAATGATGGGAACAACGCTGACGACGATAACGGACACGGAACCCACGTTGCCGGAACCATTGCCCAATCCACCAATAATAACTATGGAGTTGCCGGGGTCGCCTATGGGGCTAAAATTATGCCCCTGAAAGTCCTTTCCGCCGGAGGAGGGGGAACCGTCGCTGATATTGCCGAAGCCATCCGTTTTGCTGCCGATCATGGCGCAGATATCATTAATATGAGTTTAGGCGGCGGGGGCGAAAGTCAGGTGATGAAAGAAGCCATCGACTACGCTGACTCAAAAGGGGTAGTCATTATTGCTGCTGCTGGCAATGCTAATCAAAATTCGGCCTCCTATCCCGCGCGTTATCCCAAGGTGATCAGTGTTTCTGCCTTAGATCCTGCCGGGAAAAAAGCCCCCTATTCTAACTACGGCGCAGGGGTCGATATTTCTGCCCCAGGAGGCAGTGAAGCGGGCAAAATCCTCCAAGAAACCATCGATCCCAAAACGGGAGAATCCGTATTTGCAGGGTTACAAGGAACCAGTATGGCAGCCCCCCATGTGGCGGGTGTGGCAGCGTTAATTAAAGCTTCTGGGATTAAAGAACCCTCTGAGGTGTTAAAGGTTCTTAAAGCCTCTTCGCGTAAGGTTCAAGATGATCCGTTTAATCATTTTGGGGCTGGACAATTAGACGCAGGAGAAGCGGTTAAATTAGCGGTTAAAGGACAAATTACTTTCCGTGATTTCTTCCGATGGTTGCGCGATAATGGCTATCTTAATCCTCGTTTTTGGATTGATGGCGGAGTCGTCGCTTTAATGCCTAAAATCTTAATGGTTTTGGGTTCCTATCTTTTGGCTTGGTTGTTACGGGTTTATTTCCCCTTTCAATGGGGTTCGATGCTGAATTGGGGACTCATTTTAGGCAGTTCAGGGTTATTTTTCCTACAAGGAGTCTATATCTTTGATCTGCCTCAATGGCCGTTTCGTGTCATGGGAAGTTCGGTTCCGGAATTGGCTAATGCTATTCAAGGAACGGCTTTATTAAATCCTTTATTAGCGAGTGTTTTAATTCCCTTTGTTTTGATTGCTTTGTTGTTAGGGCATCGTCAAGGAAAAGGCTTTGCGATCGGGATTTGTTTGGGGGTGGCTTCCTGTTTAACGGTTCATGCAGTGATGAGTCCTGAAGTATTATGGATGCCTTCTGTTAATCTTGCTCGAACTTTTTTAGGGGTTAATGCCTTATTGTGTTTAGCATTAGCTTGGTTAGCCACTAAAGGAGAGGGGAAAACGGCTTAA
- a CDS encoding RNA-guided endonuclease InsQ/TnpB family protein, which yields MKQRLKFRIYPTTSQKTALAKLFGCTRVVWNDALAHCQQEYREGRKKPNNTQLSSRLTQLKKTEEKIWLGEVSAIPLQQSLRDLEVAYSNFFKSCQGKRKGKKVKSPKFKSRKFRQSARFTDNGFKINQQNVYLAKIGKLKIVWSRELPSKPSSVTVIKDSANRYFLSFVCDVNSSPLAPNNNSIGIDLGIIDFATLNNGEKIKSPKPLKHNLKRLRRLQKNLSRKQKGSKRHEVARLKVAKLHAKITDIRTDFLHQLSTKLIRENQTIALEDLNVSGMVKNRKLSRAISDLGWRSFRTMLETKGEIYGRDVRIINRWEATSQTCSSCGFKGGKKELNIREWTCLNCGAVHDRDVNAATNILKVAGGHPETKNGRGEKIRLSNKKAHLSEASTTPQYKQLSLF from the coding sequence ATGAAGCAAAGATTAAAGTTCCGAATCTATCCGACAACCTCACAAAAAACAGCCCTAGCTAAACTGTTTGGCTGTACAAGAGTCGTATGGAATGATGCTTTAGCTCATTGCCAGCAAGAATATAGGGAGGGAAGAAAAAAGCCGAATAATACGCAACTTTCTAGTCGATTAACACAGCTTAAAAAGACTGAGGAGAAAATATGGTTAGGAGAGGTTTCTGCCATTCCTTTGCAGCAAAGCTTAAGGGATTTAGAAGTAGCCTATTCTAACTTTTTCAAGTCTTGCCAAGGAAAACGGAAAGGTAAAAAAGTTAAATCTCCAAAGTTTAAAAGCCGTAAATTTAGACAATCAGCAAGATTTACGGATAACGGATTTAAGATTAATCAGCAGAATGTTTACTTAGCTAAAATAGGTAAGTTAAAAATAGTTTGGTCTAGAGAATTACCATCTAAACCATCATCTGTTACTGTCATTAAAGACAGTGCTAATAGATACTTTTTAAGCTTTGTTTGTGATGTTAATTCTAGTCCGTTAGCTCCTAATAATAATTCCATTGGGATTGATTTAGGTATCATTGATTTTGCCACTTTAAACAACGGTGAAAAGATTAAATCCCCTAAGCCTTTAAAACACAACCTTAAACGATTAAGAAGGCTTCAGAAGAATCTATCTAGAAAGCAAAAAGGTAGTAAAAGACATGAAGTAGCTAGATTAAAAGTAGCTAAACTACACGCTAAGATAACTGATATTAGGACTGATTTTCTGCATCAACTATCAACTAAGTTAATTCGTGAAAACCAAACGATTGCCTTAGAAGATCTTAATGTCAGTGGAATGGTTAAAAACCGTAAACTTTCCCGTGCGATTTCTGATTTAGGATGGCGTAGTTTTCGGACGATGCTAGAAACTAAAGGAGAGATTTATGGGAGAGATGTTAGGATAATTAACCGATGGGAAGCTACCAGTCAAACCTGTTCAAGTTGTGGGTTTAAGGGTGGAAAAAAAGAGCTTAATATTCGAGAGTGGACTTGCTTAAATTGTGGTGCAGTTCACGATAGAGATGTTAATGCTGCAACGAATATTTTAAAAGTCGCGGGAGGGCATCCTGAGACTAAAAACGGACGTGGAGAGAAGATAAGACTTTCTAATAAGAAAGCACATCTCAGTGAAGCGTCAACCACCCCTCAATATAAGCAATTAAGCTTGTTTTAG